The following coding sequences are from one Gemmatimonadaceae bacterium window:
- a CDS encoding DUF5674 family protein: MSPSEMRIIRERLTRTELVTMAQARFGDMVKAVVDISRGVMAVGGELHADEEALLLEDGSRQADLWGINLYPSESGPDWIEFDSMINVRPSQNNRSRDVEHEATRAGIRRVVETLVSVQ, translated from the coding sequence ATGAGTCCATCTGAAATGCGCATCATCCGCGAGCGCCTCACGCGCACTGAACTCGTTACGATGGCGCAAGCACGTTTTGGCGACATGGTCAAGGCCGTGGTCGACATCTCCCGTGGTGTAATGGCAGTGGGCGGCGAGCTGCATGCGGATGAAGAGGCGCTGCTGCTCGAGGATGGCTCGCGACAAGCGGACCTCTGGGGCATCAACTTGTACCCGAGCGAGTCCGGCCCAGACTGGATCGAATTCGACTCGATGATCAACGTCCGGCCGTCACAGAACAATCGCAGCCGAGATGTCGAACACGAGGCCACGCGTGCGGGCATTCGTCGCGTCGTCGAGACACTGGTGTCAGTGCAATGA
- a CDS encoding TetR family transcriptional regulator, protein MPGQKAPEEHRRKDILRAAYEVAVRQGIEALTVRGVAARADVSHGTVLFHFSRRDALVEALLDRVLEATTVLRISAGVARLTSPAERMRALLGAEMKRLSRDPRHFRLFLEYWALGVRDAMIRRRVVGGLDGYRRAFRVVSETLGPGTRADGLAAVAVSLVHGCALQAVIDPRNFSIRRHVEAASGLANGLE, encoded by the coding sequence ATGCCGGGTCAGAAGGCGCCAGAAGAGCACCGTCGGAAGGATATCCTGCGCGCCGCGTATGAAGTTGCGGTGCGACAGGGCATCGAAGCGCTGACGGTGCGCGGGGTCGCCGCGCGCGCTGACGTGAGCCACGGAACGGTCCTCTTCCACTTCAGCCGTCGCGATGCGCTGGTCGAGGCGTTGCTCGACCGAGTACTCGAGGCGACCACGGTGCTCCGGATCTCTGCCGGGGTCGCACGCCTAACGTCGCCGGCGGAGCGAATGCGCGCGCTCCTGGGTGCGGAGATGAAGCGTCTGTCGCGTGATCCGCGTCACTTTCGGCTCTTTCTCGAATACTGGGCGCTCGGAGTCCGCGATGCGATGATCCGGAGGAGAGTCGTCGGCGGTCTCGATGGCTATCGACGTGCGTTTCGCGTCGTCAGCGAGACGCTTGGGCCAGGAACTCGCGCGGATGGACTCGCCGCCGTCGCGGTGAGCCTGGTCCACGGGTGCGCGCTGCAGGCGGTGATCGACCCAAGGAACTTCAGCATTCGGCGGCACGTCGAGGCCGCGTCCGGGCTCGCGAACGGACTGGAATAA
- a CDS encoding cold shock domain-containing protein translates to MPSNAAVLPHATGTVRWFDLAKGHGFVTCDGGGPDCLLDESSICAEDLRLIEEGTRLAFEVLEGLGGPLTVNVRRL, encoded by the coding sequence ATGCCGAGCAATGCGGCCGTACTGCCGCACGCAACGGGCACCGTTCGCTGGTTCGATTTGGCCAAGGGTCATGGCTTCGTCACGTGCGATGGCGGCGGTCCGGATTGCTTGCTCGACGAGTCCAGCATCTGCGCCGAGGATCTGCGGCTGATCGAAGAAGGGACTCGCCTTGCGTTCGAGGTGCTCGAAGGGCTCGGTGGGCCCCTCACCGTGAACGTCCGGCGCCTCTGA
- the rph gene encoding rifamycin-inactivating phosphotransferase — MRMGGYVLDFRDIDQTQVALVGGKGAHLGELSHIEGVCVPAGFCVTTNAFQRIMAEAPSVAHRLDELSRLEPDDRDAIRALSLEVREIVEGVAVPNDLAAAITQALVRLGEREASAVRSSATAEDLPTASFAGQQDTYLNVIGAAAILRHVSRCWASLFTERAVTYRLRNGFDHRQVSMAVVVQRMVFPHAAGILFTADPVTSNRKVASVEASFGLGEALVSGLVNADVYKVRDGEIVARTVATKQLAINALPNGGTQQQTIEPERQQQPALTDAQVVRLAQLGRRIEAHFGRPQDIEWCLVDEDFHIVQSRPITTLFPIPAAGDQENHVYVSVGHQQMMTDPMKPLGLSFWQMTTPKPMAEAGGRLFVDVTQLLASPASRASLLAALGKSDPLIGDALQSVIDRGDFIRSRPNEDAPWALPGAAGASSVATDPAIVTELIEESQASIAAMERDIRTKAGAALLDFILADIQEMKRVQFNPRSMPVIMAGMEATWWLNDKMQTWLGEKNAADTLTQSVPHNVTSEMGLALLDVADVIRPHPDVVAFLRHVDDDKFLNELPRLASGREARDAIQAWLDKYGMRGVGEIDITRPRWSERPTTLLPLILGNITQFEPGAAKRRFEQGLQEASRKKHDLLERLRALPNGDEKSAEAERMIDRVRTFSGYREYPKYGMVSRYFVYKQALLKEAERLVQAGVLAEKEDLFYLRFQELQDVVRTKQVDHRLIHQRKDEFKTYKTLTPPRVLTSDGEAVAGSYRREDMPAGALVGLPVSAGTIEGRARVILDMAEASLEAGDILVTAYTDPSWTPLFVAIEGLVTEVGGLMTHGAVIAREYGLPAVVGVEHATRLIRDGQRIRVHGTDGYVEILT; from the coding sequence ATGCGGATGGGCGGCTACGTGTTGGATTTCCGGGACATCGACCAGACGCAGGTCGCACTCGTTGGCGGCAAGGGTGCGCACCTGGGGGAGCTGTCGCACATCGAAGGCGTCTGCGTGCCGGCTGGCTTTTGCGTGACGACGAACGCCTTCCAGCGCATCATGGCCGAAGCGCCGTCGGTCGCGCATCGCCTCGACGAGCTCTCGCGCCTGGAGCCGGACGACCGCGACGCCATTCGCGCGCTCAGCCTGGAAGTTCGCGAGATCGTCGAAGGAGTCGCCGTGCCTAACGATCTGGCGGCGGCGATCACACAGGCGCTCGTTCGACTCGGCGAGCGAGAAGCCTCCGCCGTCCGATCCAGCGCGACGGCGGAGGATCTACCGACGGCCTCGTTCGCGGGCCAGCAGGACACGTATCTGAACGTCATCGGCGCCGCGGCGATCCTTCGGCACGTCAGCCGGTGCTGGGCCTCGCTCTTCACCGAGCGCGCCGTGACGTATCGTCTGCGAAACGGCTTCGACCATCGCCAGGTCAGCATGGCCGTGGTCGTGCAGCGGATGGTTTTCCCGCATGCAGCCGGCATCCTCTTCACCGCCGATCCCGTCACATCGAACCGAAAGGTCGCCTCCGTGGAGGCCAGCTTCGGACTCGGCGAGGCTCTGGTCTCGGGCCTGGTGAACGCAGACGTCTACAAGGTGCGGGACGGCGAGATCGTCGCCAGGACGGTCGCCACGAAGCAGCTTGCGATCAACGCATTGCCTAACGGCGGCACGCAGCAGCAGACAATCGAGCCGGAGCGGCAGCAGCAGCCTGCGCTGACTGACGCGCAGGTCGTGCGGCTCGCGCAGTTGGGCCGGCGGATCGAAGCGCACTTCGGCCGTCCTCAGGACATCGAATGGTGTCTCGTCGATGAGGATTTTCACATCGTTCAGAGCCGGCCGATCACGACGCTGTTCCCGATCCCCGCAGCGGGCGACCAAGAGAATCACGTCTACGTCTCCGTCGGTCATCAGCAGATGATGACCGACCCGATGAAACCACTCGGCCTCTCCTTCTGGCAGATGACGACGCCCAAGCCGATGGCCGAAGCCGGCGGGCGGCTGTTCGTCGACGTCACTCAGCTTCTGGCTTCGCCGGCAAGCCGCGCAAGTCTGCTGGCGGCCCTGGGGAAATCCGATCCGCTGATCGGTGACGCGTTGCAGAGCGTCATCGACCGCGGCGACTTCATTCGGTCGCGGCCTAACGAGGACGCCCCGTGGGCGCTGCCGGGCGCCGCCGGAGCCAGTTCCGTCGCGACCGATCCCGCCATCGTCACCGAACTGATCGAAGAGAGCCAGGCGTCGATCGCCGCCATGGAACGTGACATCCGAACGAAGGCCGGAGCCGCGCTGCTCGACTTCATCCTTGCGGACATTCAGGAGATGAAACGGGTCCAGTTCAATCCGCGGAGCATGCCGGTGATCATGGCGGGGATGGAGGCCACGTGGTGGTTGAACGACAAGATGCAGACGTGGCTGGGCGAGAAGAACGCCGCCGACACGCTCACGCAATCCGTCCCGCACAACGTCACGTCGGAGATGGGGCTCGCGCTCCTCGACGTTGCCGACGTGATCCGCCCGCACCCGGACGTGGTGGCCTTTCTCCGTCACGTCGACGATGACAAGTTTCTCAACGAGCTGCCCAGGCTCGCGAGCGGTCGCGAAGCGCGAGACGCCATCCAGGCATGGCTCGACAAGTACGGCATGCGCGGCGTCGGCGAAATTGATATAACGAGGCCGCGTTGGAGCGAGCGTCCCACCACGCTCCTGCCATTGATCCTCGGCAACATCACCCAGTTCGAGCCGGGCGCCGCCAAGCGGCGCTTCGAGCAGGGGCTACAGGAGGCGTCGAGAAAGAAACACGACCTGCTCGAACGCCTGCGCGCGTTGCCTAACGGCGACGAGAAGTCCGCAGAAGCCGAGCGGATGATCGACCGAGTCCGGACCTTCAGCGGCTATCGCGAATATCCGAAATACGGCATGGTCAGCCGCTACTTCGTTTACAAGCAGGCCTTGTTGAAGGAAGCCGAGCGTCTCGTGCAGGCCGGCGTGCTGGCTGAGAAGGAGGACCTGTTCTATCTCAGGTTCCAGGAGCTCCAGGACGTCGTGCGCACGAAGCAGGTTGATCATCGGCTCATTCACCAGCGCAAAGACGAGTTCAAGACTTACAAAACACTCACGCCACCCCGTGTGCTGACGTCGGATGGCGAGGCCGTCGCCGGGTCGTACCGACGCGAGGACATGCCGGCCGGCGCGTTGGTCGGCCTGCCGGTTTCCGCCGGAACCATCGAGGGTCGGGCTCGCGTCATCCTCGACATGGCGGAGGCCAGTCTCGAAGCGGGTGACATCCTCGTCACCGCGTACACGGACCCGAGCTGGACGCCTCTGTTCGTCGCGATCGAGGGCCTCGTGACGGAGGTCGGCGGCTTGATGACGCATGGCGCGGTGATCGCACGGGAGTACGGCTTGCCCGCCGTCGTCGGGGTGGAGCATGCCACTCGGCTGATCCGGGATGGCCAGCGTATCCGCGTGCATGGAACGGACGGATACGTCGAGATCCTGACCTAG
- a CDS encoding ADOP family duplicated permease, with the protein MNLTEAWNRLRDRLRRERLTSELDEELRFHQAMLERDQPPGLARLALGNATSHKERARDLWSLGWVDDVLQDLRYAARGLRARPGFTLAVVLTLALGIGANAAIFSIVDRLLFRPPPMLAHPALTNRIYVAQSDRGREGVWPGMAYARYLDFTRSTTSFVRTAAFTTQTLAVGVGDEAREMPVAAVSASFFGFFDAAPALGRYFTAREDAAPTGTPVVVLSHVLWEVRFGGRSDALGASFQIGPTIYTVIGVAPAGFAGLSPTQPAAAYIPISTYAASSGFQGSPGDEWWQTYHWNFAQMIAERKPGVAVAEANADLNNAYRRSYAVQRDISPDIPPIKLARPRTIVASVLAERGPNESKVGKVAALVAAMAVVVLLIACANVANLLLAGALRRRREIAVRLALGVSRARLIAQLLTESLLLGLLGGAAGLVVAQWGGALLRSSFLPNDSSTTVIGDPRTLIVAGAAALIAGLLTGLAPVWQSRRADLAHDLKAGAREGTGTHHGSRTRAVLLVVQGALSVVLLVGAGLFVRSLWHARDLRLGYDVDPVLALELNMRGVKLDSAHAVVLRQQVLDRAQSLPGVEHAALHISIPFWRTLDGRNGIGVNLRVAGIDSVDRLGEFYLDAVTPDYFATMGTRILRGRGIGKQDVANAPGAMVVSEAMAKVLWPGADPIGQCVRIITYSTTGKEALCTYVVGVAEDIKNESLSDDKGYYYYLALAQFLPQQAGVFVRLHGDAAAQAEAIRRSLQPLMPGASYVTVTPLADVIGSQMRSWKLGATMFVAFGALALLLAAVGLYSVIAYNVVQRTHELGVRIALGGQVGDVVALVVGQGLRLGVAGIVIGGMIAFSGARWLKPLLFQESARDPAVYAFVGAVLVAVAVMASYVPARRAARVDPNIALRAE; encoded by the coding sequence GTGAATCTGACCGAAGCATGGAACCGCCTCCGCGACCGTCTGCGTCGCGAGCGGCTCACGTCGGAGCTCGATGAGGAGCTGCGCTTTCACCAGGCCATGCTGGAGCGCGACCAGCCCCCAGGGCTGGCGAGGCTGGCGTTAGGCAACGCCACGTCTCACAAGGAGCGCGCCCGCGACCTGTGGAGCCTGGGCTGGGTCGACGACGTGCTACAGGATCTTCGCTACGCGGCGCGCGGTCTGCGTGCCAGGCCCGGCTTCACCCTCGCGGTCGTGCTCACGCTGGCTCTCGGCATCGGCGCGAACGCCGCGATCTTCTCGATCGTCGACCGGCTGCTCTTCCGGCCGCCGCCGATGCTCGCTCATCCGGCGCTGACCAATCGCATCTATGTCGCGCAAAGCGATCGCGGGCGGGAAGGCGTATGGCCGGGAATGGCGTACGCGCGCTATCTGGATTTCACGCGTTCGACAACGTCCTTCGTGCGAACGGCGGCGTTCACCACGCAGACGCTCGCCGTCGGTGTGGGTGACGAGGCGCGCGAGATGCCGGTGGCAGCCGTGAGCGCGAGCTTCTTTGGTTTCTTCGACGCCGCACCTGCACTCGGCCGCTATTTCACCGCGCGCGAGGATGCAGCACCGACTGGAACGCCCGTCGTCGTTCTCAGCCACGTGCTCTGGGAGGTTCGCTTCGGCGGACGGTCGGACGCACTCGGCGCGTCGTTCCAGATCGGTCCGACTATCTATACCGTAATCGGCGTCGCCCCGGCAGGATTCGCGGGTCTCTCGCCGACGCAGCCGGCAGCGGCATACATCCCCATCAGCACGTACGCCGCGAGCTCGGGATTCCAGGGCAGCCCGGGCGACGAGTGGTGGCAGACGTACCACTGGAACTTCGCGCAGATGATCGCCGAGCGGAAACCGGGGGTGGCCGTCGCCGAGGCAAACGCTGATCTGAACAACGCGTACCGGCGCAGCTACGCGGTGCAGCGAGACATCAGCCCGGACATTCCGCCCATCAAGCTTGCGCGCCCGCGCACGATCGTCGCGTCGGTTCTCGCCGAGCGTGGGCCTAACGAGAGCAAGGTCGGGAAGGTTGCGGCTCTGGTCGCCGCGATGGCGGTCGTCGTCCTGCTGATCGCCTGCGCGAACGTCGCCAACCTGCTGCTCGCGGGCGCGCTGCGCCGGCGCCGCGAGATCGCGGTTCGTCTTGCGCTCGGCGTGAGCCGCGCCCGTCTGATCGCGCAGCTACTCACCGAGAGTCTGTTGCTGGGATTGCTCGGCGGCGCGGCGGGGCTGGTCGTGGCGCAATGGGGCGGTGCGTTGCTCCGCTCGTCCTTCCTGCCTAACGACTCGTCGACGACCGTGATCGGGGATCCGCGTACGCTCATCGTCGCGGGAGCCGCGGCACTGATCGCGGGCCTGCTCACCGGGCTCGCGCCGGTGTGGCAGAGCCGTCGCGCGGATCTCGCGCACGACCTCAAGGCGGGCGCGCGGGAAGGAACGGGCACGCATCATGGCTCGCGCACGCGTGCCGTGCTGCTCGTCGTGCAGGGCGCGCTCTCCGTGGTGCTGCTCGTCGGCGCCGGCCTCTTCGTGCGCAGTCTGTGGCACGCGCGCGACCTGCGCCTCGGCTACGACGTGGATCCCGTGCTCGCCCTAGAGCTCAACATGCGCGGTGTGAAGCTCGACAGCGCGCATGCGGTCGTGCTGCGCCAGCAAGTCCTCGACCGGGCGCAGTCTCTGCCCGGCGTCGAGCACGCGGCGCTCCACATCAGCATCCCGTTCTGGAGGACGTTGGACGGACGCAACGGCATCGGCGTGAACCTGCGCGTCGCCGGGATCGACTCCGTGGACCGCCTCGGTGAGTTCTACCTCGATGCCGTGACCCCCGATTACTTCGCGACGATGGGCACACGCATCCTTCGCGGCCGCGGCATCGGCAAGCAGGACGTGGCGAATGCACCCGGCGCGATGGTCGTGAGCGAGGCGATGGCGAAGGTGCTCTGGCCAGGCGCGGATCCAATCGGGCAGTGCGTGCGCATCATAACTTACTCAACAACGGGTAAGGAGGCGCTCTGCACGTACGTCGTGGGCGTTGCCGAGGACATCAAGAACGAGAGTCTGAGCGACGACAAGGGCTATTACTATTATCTCGCCTTGGCGCAGTTCCTCCCGCAGCAGGCTGGCGTGTTCGTGCGACTGCACGGCGACGCGGCGGCGCAGGCGGAAGCAATCCGGCGCAGCCTGCAACCGCTGATGCCCGGCGCCTCGTATGTCACCGTCACTCCGTTGGCTGACGTGATCGGCAGCCAGATGCGCTCGTGGAAGCTCGGCGCCACGATGTTCGTCGCATTCGGCGCGCTTGCGCTCCTGCTGGCGGCTGTGGGGCTATACAGTGTGATCGCGTACAACGTGGTGCAGCGGACGCACGAGTTGGGGGTCCGGATCGCGTTAGGCGGGCAGGTGGGTGACGTGGTCGCACTCGTGGTCGGCCAGGGGCTGCGGCTCGGCGTCGCCGGAATCGTGATCGGCGGGATGATCGCATTCTCGGGCGCGCGCTGGCTGAAGCCGCTCCTGTTCCAGGAGTCGGCGCGCGACCCCGCGGTGTATGCGTTCGTTGGCGCCGTGTTGGTCGCGGTAGCGGTCATGGCGAGCTATGTCCCCGCGCGTCGCGCGGCGAGGGTCGATCCCAATATTGCACTCCGTGCCGAGTGA
- a CDS encoding cysteine peptidase family C39 domain-containing protein, translating into MSEYSTYRLDCGHVHVVCVQSKTDECGEACAGMVIAMSKARFVDLATLRATSQAVGGAEYRPSPKDAGAKVTDRRQAGLAAVLMAGKGSEAGTGAANLVNILKNFGVASTLHRSGAAVKIKDAAASGKPVIAGVSWPQGGGHFIVVHGTSNKKYCILDPGHEGVVNTTPVGSISYITPYGLTGEFDEAIVLT; encoded by the coding sequence ATGTCCGAATACTCGACGTACCGTCTGGATTGTGGGCATGTTCACGTCGTATGCGTTCAATCCAAAACCGACGAGTGCGGGGAGGCATGTGCAGGAATGGTGATCGCCATGTCGAAGGCGCGCTTCGTGGATCTCGCGACTCTGCGAGCGACGTCGCAGGCCGTTGGCGGAGCAGAGTACCGCCCCAGTCCGAAGGATGCCGGCGCAAAGGTCACCGATCGGCGACAAGCCGGTCTCGCGGCCGTGCTGATGGCTGGAAAAGGGTCCGAAGCCGGCACCGGCGCGGCGAATCTCGTGAACATCCTCAAGAATTTCGGGGTCGCGTCGACGCTCCATCGATCCGGGGCGGCGGTAAAGATCAAGGACGCGGCGGCGTCGGGGAAGCCGGTGATTGCCGGCGTTTCGTGGCCCCAAGGCGGCGGCCACTTCATCGTCGTTCATGGTACCAGCAACAAGAAGTATTGCATTCTCGACCCCGGCCACGAAGGGGTGGTCAACACGACGCCAGTGGGCAGCATCTCGTACATCACCCCGTACGGCCTGACGGGCGAGTTCGACGAGGCCATCGTTCTAACCTAG
- a CDS encoding serine hydrolase, with amino-acid sequence MSASRWLTAALLVAAQAPLGAQARPDWAAFDKYVAKAAAEWRIPALAIAVVKDDSVVFAKGYGVLQKGTSQPANEHTRFAIGSTTKAMTAASLAMLVDEGKLKFDDPVTKYIPELQLYDPWVTRELRIRDLLTHRSGLPGTDLFWATSWKYSQADIIRRLRYIQPTASFRSEWQYHNVMYALDGLIIERVSGMPWEQFVKTRLFAPLGMNETEPLVSLIMGKPNVAVPHALINDSVTVVPVRSTDGVASAGSVWSSVSDMAKWMRFVIDSGRVGDKRLIQQRTFAELITPQIQAPMEEYPALQLAKPDFFSYGFGWFIQDYRGQQVWMHTGSINGLCAIIGIEPNKRLGVYVLENLDHAELRHGLMYTVFDLFENGPRRDWSVDLKPIFARPPARVAQTGHATSPPSLPLERYAGTYVDSAYGDIHVAFQNGALEAAVVTDPAAPLEAVSFDAFRTKPSGSARPTVLTFVPDGNGGVSGVRVFNILFARERAQR; translated from the coding sequence GTGAGTGCATCTCGATGGTTGACGGCAGCGCTGCTCGTCGCGGCGCAGGCGCCGTTAGGCGCGCAGGCCAGGCCCGACTGGGCCGCATTCGACAAGTACGTCGCAAAGGCCGCCGCCGAGTGGCGCATCCCGGCGCTCGCGATCGCGGTCGTCAAAGACGATTCGGTCGTCTTCGCCAAGGGCTACGGCGTGTTGCAGAAGGGAACTTCGCAGCCCGCCAACGAGCACACGCGCTTTGCGATCGGATCGACGACCAAGGCGATGACGGCCGCGTCGCTCGCCATGCTCGTCGACGAGGGCAAGCTCAAGTTCGACGACCCCGTCACCAAGTACATCCCCGAGCTCCAGCTGTACGATCCATGGGTCACGCGCGAGCTCAGGATCCGCGACCTCCTCACACATCGCAGCGGTCTGCCAGGCACCGACTTGTTCTGGGCGACGAGCTGGAAGTACAGCCAGGCGGATATCATCCGGCGGCTTCGCTACATCCAACCCACGGCCTCGTTCCGCTCGGAGTGGCAGTATCACAACGTCATGTACGCCCTCGACGGCCTGATCATCGAGCGCGTCTCGGGCATGCCTTGGGAGCAGTTCGTCAAAACGCGGCTCTTCGCGCCCCTCGGCATGAACGAGACCGAACCGCTGGTCTCGCTGATCATGGGCAAGCCTAACGTCGCCGTTCCGCACGCGCTCATCAATGATTCCGTGACGGTGGTACCGGTACGGTCCACCGACGGCGTGGCGTCGGCGGGAAGTGTCTGGTCGAGCGTGTCGGATATGGCCAAGTGGATGCGGTTCGTGATCGACAGCGGCCGCGTCGGCGACAAGCGCTTGATTCAGCAGCGTACTTTCGCCGAGTTGATCACGCCGCAGATTCAGGCACCGATGGAAGAGTACCCGGCGCTGCAGCTCGCGAAGCCCGACTTCTTCAGCTATGGGTTTGGATGGTTCATCCAGGACTATCGCGGCCAGCAGGTCTGGATGCACACAGGCAGCATCAACGGTCTGTGCGCGATCATCGGCATCGAGCCGAACAAACGGCTCGGCGTCTACGTGCTAGAGAACCTCGACCACGCGGAGCTCCGCCACGGTTTGATGTACACCGTGTTCGACCTCTTCGAGAATGGTCCGCGCCGCGACTGGAGCGTCGACCTAAAGCCGATCTTCGCGCGCCCGCCGGCGAGGGTGGCGCAGACCGGGCATGCGACATCGCCTCCGTCGCTCCCGCTCGAGCGCTACGCCGGGACGTACGTCGACTCGGCCTATGGCGACATACACGTCGCCTTCCAGAACGGCGCGCTAGAGGCCGCGGTCGTCACCGATCCCGCCGCGCCGCTGGAGGCGGTGAGCTTCGACGCGTTCCGCACGAAGCCGAGCGGCAGCGCTCGCCCGACGGTGTTGACGTTCGTTCCCGACGGAAACGGCGGCGTGAGTGGGGTGCGCGTGTTCAACATCCTGTTCGCTCGCGAGCGCGCACAACGATGA
- a CDS encoding dihydrofolate reductase family protein, with amino-acid sequence MSKVVALMSMSLDGYVADRNDGVAEVFDWYFSSGDVEFNTGGSDPMTFKVSAPSAEHLRGLWSELGAVLTGRRTFEVADGWNGSHAWGPAFVLTHHIPAGWPRPNSTVHFVTDGIESAVKQAKAAAAGKSVGVHGADTIQQLLNAGLLDELSIDIAAVLLGSGVRLFEHLAGTPGVLGNPTVIAGVGVTHLRYPVRKA; translated from the coding sequence ATGTCGAAGGTTGTCGCACTCATGTCCATGTCGCTCGACGGCTACGTCGCCGACCGCAACGATGGCGTGGCCGAAGTGTTCGACTGGTACTTCAGCTCGGGGGACGTCGAATTCAACACCGGAGGGTCGGACCCCATGACGTTCAAGGTGTCCGCGCCGAGCGCCGAGCATCTTCGCGGTCTCTGGTCCGAACTTGGGGCCGTGCTCACCGGTCGACGCACGTTCGAGGTCGCCGACGGCTGGAACGGAAGTCACGCTTGGGGACCGGCATTCGTACTTACTCACCACATACCCGCCGGATGGCCGCGACCCAACTCGACTGTGCACTTCGTGACCGACGGCATCGAAAGCGCCGTGAAGCAAGCCAAAGCCGCTGCCGCCGGGAAGTCCGTTGGAGTCCATGGCGCCGACACCATCCAGCAGTTGCTGAATGCTGGTCTACTCGATGAACTCTCCATCGACATCGCGGCGGTTCTTCTTGGCTCCGGAGTTCGACTCTTTGAGCACCTCGCCGGCACGCCAGGCGTCCTTGGCAACCCGACGGTGATCGCGGGCGTCGGCGTTACACACCTGCGCTACCCAGTACGCAAGGCGTAG
- a CDS encoding PadR family transcriptional regulator — MSSSKRDLLPGTLDLLILKTISASPMHGYGIAQHIKRLSRDVLQVDEGSLYPALQRLRQRRWLNAEWGQTPNNQRARYYTITAKGREQIGEQEAGFDEIVVAIRRVLRGAT, encoded by the coding sequence ATGTCCTCGAGCAAACGCGACCTGCTGCCCGGCACCCTGGACCTGCTGATCCTCAAGACCATCAGCGCGTCTCCGATGCACGGGTACGGCATCGCACAGCACATCAAGCGCCTCTCGCGCGATGTGCTCCAGGTGGACGAAGGCTCACTCTATCCGGCCCTCCAGCGCCTGCGCCAGCGCAGATGGCTCAATGCCGAATGGGGGCAAACGCCTAACAACCAGCGGGCGCGCTACTACACCATTACCGCAAAAGGCCGCGAGCAGATCGGCGAGCAAGAGGCGGGCTTCGACGAAATCGTCGTGGCCATCCGGCGCGTATTGCGAGGCGCCACGTGA